In the genome of Pangasianodon hypophthalmus isolate fPanHyp1 chromosome 23, fPanHyp1.pri, whole genome shotgun sequence, one region contains:
- the LOC128317294 gene encoding putative gustatory receptor clone PTE03 has product MDYSTNFTYLILGGHVDLQHYKYVYFMITLKVYIMIICFNMVIISVIYRNKCLHEPMYIFIAALLINALFGATSLYPKLLTDLLSEKQITSYELCLVQAFCMYTYASAEFALLSAMAYDRYVSICKPLHYATLVKMHIVRKLIFFSWFLPCCTIGTVTVLASQVQMCKFKLNKIYCDIYSIVKLSCKETSLNNIYGLFIFSITVFPPVIFIIYSYIRILSVCLKNSKNVRRKALQTCLPHLFIFIIFSVNISFEIINNRLESKQIPHIIATILSVDYVLIPPLFNPIIYGIKMQEIFISIRRLMSWKKRTQISF; this is encoded by the coding sequence ATGGATTATTCTActaattttacatatttaattctGGGAGGACATGTGGATTTACAGCACtacaaatatgtttattttatgattactTTGAAAGTCTACATAATGATTATCTGCTTTAATATGGTTATCATTTCTGTTATATACAGAAACAAATGTCTTCATGAGCCCATGTATATTTTCATTGCTGCTTTGCTCATTAATGCTCTCTTTGGAGCGACTTCTCTTTATCCTAAACTACTCACTGATTTACtgtctgaaaaacaaatcacTTCTTATGAACTGTGTTTAGTTCAGGCATTTTGCATGTACACATATGCTTCAGCAGAGTTTGCGCTGTTATCAGCTATGGCCTATGACAGATATGTGTCCATCTGTAAACCATTACATTATGCAACTCttgtaaaaatgcacattgtcagaaagctcatatttttttcatggttTTTGCCTTGTTGTACAATTGGTACTGTAACTGTACTAGCATCCCAAGTTCAgatgtgtaaatttaaattaaataaaatatattgtgatatttattcaATTGTGAAATTAAGCTGTAAAGAAACATCTCTTAATAACATATATGgactttttattttcagcattaCTGTATTTCCTCCGGTGATCTTCATAATCTACTCATATATCAGGatcctctctgtgtgtttaaagaatTCTAAAAATGTCAGAAGAAAAGCTCTACAGACCTGTTTACCACAtctattcattttcataattttttctgTCAATATTTCTTttgaaattattaataacagATTAGAATCAAAACAAATTCCCCACATTATTGCAACGATCCTTTCAGTTGACTATGTACTCATTCCTCCTTTATTCAATCCCATAATATATGGAATCAAAATGCAGGagatttttattagtattagaaGGCTGATGTCATGGAAAAAGAGGACTCAGATTTCTTTTTAG
- the LOC128317292 gene encoding putative gustatory receptor clone PTE03 — MDYSTNFTYLTLEGHVELEHYRYLYFIFTLTVYIMIIFFNTVIISVIFKTKRLHEPMYILIAALLCNALLGSTALYPKLLIDLLSEKQTVSYKECLFQAFCIYTYAASEFTLLSTMAYDRYVSICKPLQYATLVKMTTVRKLLFLSWFLPSCEVGVGGILVSQLQLCKFKLNRIYCDNYSVVKLSCKETSLNNTYGLFIFSIAVFPPVIFILYSYVRILSVCLKNSKDFRRKALQTCLPHLLIFINFSVNMSFEIINSRLESNQIPHIIAMIMSVEFLLIPPLFNPIIYGLKLQEIYNNIKKIFKCQTRTHVSF; from the coding sequence ATGGATTATTCTAccaattttacatatttaacacTGGAAGGACATGTTGAATTAGAGCATTACagatatctttattttatatttacactcactgtctaTATAATGATTATCTTCTTTAATACTGTTATCATTTCTGTCATATTCAAAACGAAACGTCTCCATGAGCCCATGTACATTTTGATTGCTGCATTGCTTTGTAATGCTCTCCTTGGATCAACAGCTCTCTATCCTAAACTGCTCATTGATTTactgtctgaaaaacaaactgtgtcttataaagagtgtttatttcagGCATTTTGTATTTACACATATGCTGCATCAGAGTTCACACTGTTATCGACTATGGCTTATGACAGATATGTGTCCATCTGTAAACCATTACAATATGCAACTCTTGTAAAAATGACCACGGTCAGAAAGCTCTTATTTTTATCATGGTTTTTGCCTTCTTGTGAAGTTGGTGTCGGTGGTATTCTAGTATCCCAACTTCaactgtgtaaatttaaattgaaCAGAATATACTGTGATAATTATTCAGTTGTGAAATTAAGCTGTAAAGAAACATCACTTAATAACACATatggactttttatttttagcattgcTGTATTTCCTCCAGTGATCTTCATACTTTACTCTTATGTCAGGATCCTCTCAGTGTGTTTAAAGAATTCTAAAGATTTCAGAAGAAAAGCTCTACAGACCTGTTTACCACATCTTCTCATTTTCATAAACTTTTCTGTCAACATGAGTTTTGAAATTATAAATTCTAGACTCGAATCAAATCAAATTCCCCACATTATTGCCATGATCATGTCGGTTGAATTTTTACTCATTCCTCCTTTATTCAATCCCATAATATATGGATTAAAACTGCAggagatttataataatattaagaaaatatttaaatgtcaaaCAAGAACTCATGTTTCTTTTTAG